A single region of the Musa acuminata AAA Group cultivar baxijiao chromosome BXJ1-11, Cavendish_Baxijiao_AAA, whole genome shotgun sequence genome encodes:
- the LOC135597424 gene encoding ammonium transporter 1 member 1-like, with product MPLLQPIKRAPFWSSSAAGSPILCTVASHQSAEMSSCLSELTPLLGGAANSSAAADYICNQFTDAGFAIDTTYLLFSAYLVFAMQLGFAMLCAGSVRAKNTMNIMLTNVLDAAAGGLFYYLFGFAFAFGGPSNGFIGKHFFGLKEVPQSNFDYSNFLYQWAFAIAAAGITSGSIAERTQFVAYLIYSAFLTGFVYPVVSHWFWSGDGWAAAGRNPGESLLFKSGVIDFAGSGVVHMVGGIAGLWGALIEGPRIGRFDHTGRSVALRGHSATLVVLGTFLLWFGWYGFNPGSFNVIFKTYGPSGSIHGQWSAVGRTAVTTTLAGCTAALTTLFGKRLQTGHWNAVDVCNGLLGGFAAITSGCSVVDPWAAIICGFVSAWVLIGLNKLAATLKFDDPLEAAQLHGGCGAWGIIFTALFAREKYVNEVYQGRPGRPYGLFMGGGGRLLAAHVIQILVILGWVSCTMCPLFFALHKLGLLRISAEDEMAGMDLTRHGGFAYVYHDEDSSAHDGGGGFMLKSAAARVEPRPTPATTNQV from the exons ATGCCACTCCTGCAGCCTATAAAGCGAGCTCCATTCtggtcctcctccgccgccggttCCCCCATCCTCTGCACGGTCGCTTCGCACCAGTCGGCAGAGATGTCGTCATGCTTGTCGGAGTTGACGCCGCTGCTGGGCGGGGCCGCCAACTCCTCCGCGGCTGCCGACTACATCTGCAACCAGTTCACGGACGCCGGCTTCGCCATCGACACCACTTACCTCCTCTTCTCCGCCTACCTCGTCTTCGCTATGCAGCTCGGCTTCGCCATGCTGTGCGCTGGTTCGGTTCGCGCCAAGAACACCATGAACATCATGCTCACTAACGTGCTCGACGCGGCGGCCGGCGGGCTCTTCTACTACCTCTTCGGGTTTGCCTTTGCTTTCGGCGGCCCCTCCAACGGCTTCATCGGGAAGCACTTCTTCGGCCTCAAGGAGGTGCCGCAGTCCAACTTCGATTATTCCAACTTTCTCTACCAGTGGGCCTTCGCAATCGCCGCCGCCGGCATCACCTCCGGCTCCATCGCCGAGCGCACCCAGTTCGTCGCCTACCTCATCTACTCTGCCTTCCTCACCGGCTTCGTTTACCCCGTCGTCTCCCACTG GTTTTGGTCGGGAGATGGGTGGGCGGCGGCGGGCCGGAACCCGGGGGAGTCGCTGCTGTTCAAGTCGGGGGTGATCGACTTCGCGGGTTCGGGCGTGGTGCACATGGTAGGGGGCATCGCGGGGCTGTGGGGCGCCCTCATCGAGGGCCCCCGCATCGGCCGCTTCGACCACACGGGGCGCTCCGTGGCCCTTCGCGGCCACTCGGCCACTCTGGTGGTGCTCGGCACCTTCCTCCTCTGGTTCGGCTGGTACGGCTTCAACCCGGGATCCTTCAACGTCATCTTCAAGACCTACGGCCCCAGCGGGTCCATCCACGGCCAGTGGTCCGCCGTCGGGCGCACTGCCGTCACCACCACCCTCGCCGGCTGCACCGCCGCGCTCACCACCCTCTTCGGGAAGCGCCTCCAGACGGGCCACTGGAACGCGGTCGACGTCTGCAACGGCCTCCTCGGCGGCTTCGCGGCCATCACCTCCGGCTGCTCCGTGGTGGACCCGTGGGCGGCCATCATCTGCGGCTTCGTCTCCGCCTGGGTCCTCATCGGCCTCAACAAGCTGGCCGCCACGCTCAAGTTCGACGACCCCCTCGAGGCCGCGCAGCTGCACGGCGGGTGCGGCGCCTGGGGGATCATCTTCACGGCCCTCTTCGCGAGGGAGAAGTACGTGAACGAGGTGTACCAGGGGCGGCCAGGGCGGCCCTACGGGCTCTTCATGGGCGGCGGCGGCAGGCTACTGGCCGCCCACGTCATCCAGATCCTGGTCATCCTGGGGTGGGTGAGCTGCACCATGTGTCCATTATTCTTCGCGCTGCACAAGCTGGGCCTGCTCAGGATCTCCGCCGAGGACGAGATGGCCGGGATGGACCTCACACGCCACGGCGGCTTCGCCTACGTCTACCACGACGAGGACTCCAGCGCGCACGACGGCGGCGGCGGGTTCATGCTCAAGTCTGCGGCGGCGCGGGTGGAGCCGCGGCCCACCCCGGCGACCACCAACCAGGTGTAG
- the LOC135597425 gene encoding uncharacterized protein LOC135597425 translates to MAPSVRGRGGSVAAGDVGGGAGEGGGYYPAPPPIPFSRHHLEVTVISAQDLYPAARSMRTYAVAYFRPDHRARTRIDASGHTDPTWNDKFVFRVDDAVLHSDTSAITIDVYADRPGLLPGPDILLGTARALLSTLRPSSATHYAALQIRRPASLRPQGILNLGVALVDPSARSVPVHADRGHASSTPRPEVPKPKRPTAGTSRAADRERTELERKLEKWRAELPPVSGEVVRQEKGGRNRGAPVAAVVEDEPVIRPQRNRSFKRFACFGGGNVESGEFVAAPRYVEERPPRRAARVAVHRHKGYRDREGLPNI, encoded by the exons ATGGCCCCTTCCGTGAGAGGCCGAGGTGGCAGCGTCGCCGCTGGGGACGTCGGAGGAGGAGCAGGAGAAGGCGGTGGATACTACCCTGCGCCTCCTCCCATCCCCTTCTCGAGACACCACCTGGAAGTGACGGTGATCTCGGCTCAGGATCTCTACCCGGCCGCCCGGTCGATGCGCACATACGCGGTGGCCTATTTTCGGCCCGACCACCGCGCCCGCACCCGCATCGACGCCTCCGGCCACACCGACCCCACCTGGAACGACAAGTTCGTCTTCCGCGTCGACGATGCCGTCCTCCACTCCGACACCTCTGCCATCACCATCGACGTCTACGCCGACCGCCCGGGCCTTCTGCCGGGCCCCGACATCCTCCTCGGCACCGCCCGCGCCCTCCTCTCCACCCTCCGCCCCTCCTCCGCCACCCACTACGCGGCCCTTCAGATCCGCCGCCCCGCCTCCCTCCGCCCGCAGGGCATCCTCAACCTCGGCGTCGCCCTCGTCGACCCCTCCGCCCGCTCCGTCCCCGTCCACGCCGACCGCGGCCACGCCTCCTCCACCCCCAGGCCCGAGGTCCCGAAGCCCAAGCGTCCCACCGCGGGAACCAGTCGAGCGGCGGACCGGGAGAGGACGGAGCTGGAGAGGAAGCTAGAGAAGTGGAGGGCCGAGCTGCCGCCAGTCAGCGGCGAGGTGGTGAGACAGGAGAAGGGAGGACGCAACCGCGGCGCCCCCGTGGCCGCGGTCGTCGAGGACGAGCCAGTGATTCGGCCGCAGAGGAATCGGAGCTTTAAGAGGTTTGCGTGCTTCGGCGGCGGAAATGTGGAGTCGGGGGAGTTCGTTGCCGCCCCGCGATATGTGGAGGAGAGGCCGCCGAGAAGGGCCGCCAGGGTTGCCGTCCATCGCCACAAGGG CTATAGAGATCGAGAAGGGCTGCCCAATATTTGA